In the Clostridium gelidum genome, GGAAATTTCTGAATTACATTTAGATAGCTTCAACAAAGCAGCAAGACAACATAGAAAAAGACTTGCAGATCTTCAAGATGTTGTTATGTCAATAAGAATGGTATCGATTGCGCCAACACTAAACAAGATGAACAGAATAGTTAGAGACATGTGTAAAAAACTAAATAAGGAAGCAGAACTTGAAATAATAGGACAAGATACAGAAGTAGATAAAAATATCATAGAACATATAGGTGATCCTTTAATGCATATAATAAGAAATTCCATGGATCATGGTATAGAAACAGAGGAAAAAAGAGTTGCAAGTGGTAAGATTCCTAAAGGAAAACTAACCATTGAAGCTAAAAATACTGGCGGAGAAGTTTGGATTATTATAAAAGATGATGGTAAGGGTCTTAATAAAGATAAAATATTAAAAAAAGCAAGAGAACATGGATTAATTAAAGGAAAAGAAAGTGATTTGACAGATAAAGAAATCTATTCAATGATATTTCTACCTGGATTTTCAACAAATGAAAATGTTACTGAATTTTCAGGGCGTGGAGTTGGAATGGATGTAGTTACAAAGGAAATTGAAAAAATTAGAGGTACTGTAACCGTTGATAGCATAGAAGGAAAAGAAACAACAACTTCAATAAAAATTCCTTTAACCCTAGCAATTATTGATGGGATGACAATAAAAGTTGGCAATTCAACTTTTACAGTTCCTGTTATGGCTATTAGACAATCATTCATAATTAAAAAGGAAGATATAATTAAAGATCTTGATAACAAAGAAATGATACTTTTAAGAGGGGAATGTTATTCTATATTAAGACTACATGAACTTTATGATATTAAAACAGATGTAGTAAATATTGAAGATGGCATTGTAATTATGATTGAAGATCAAGGTAAAGTGAGATGCATTTTTGCAGATGCACTTATTGGAGAGCAACAAGTTGTAATTAAGGCACTACCAAATTATATTAAAAAAGTAAATGGAGTAAGTGGATGTTCATTACTTGGGGATGCCACTATAAGCTTGATACTTGATGCATCAGAGATTGTCAATATGTAAAAAATTAAGGAGGGATTAATATGGCAGAATTACTACAGGATTTTATTGAAAGTGAAGAAGATACTCAAAAGGATAAATATCTTATATTTTCAATTGGTAAAGAAGCATATGGTATTGATATTAAATATGTAATAGAAATTATAGGTATTGAACCAATAACAGAAGTACCTCAATTGGAAAATTACATTAAAGGAGTAATAAATCTTAGGGGAAAGATAATACCAGTCATGGACGTTAGGCTTAAATTTAAAAAAGAAGAAAAGGAATATGATGATAGGACTTGTATTATAGTTGTTGAAATAGAAGGTATATGTATTGGGTTAATAATAGACAGAGTTTTAGAGGTCGTGAGTATTGATGAAAATAATATATCACCACCACCTAAGACAAGTTCCAATAAAGACAATGCCAATAAATATATAAAAGGCATTGGTAAAATTCAAAATGAAGTAAGGCTTCTTATAGAGTGCCATAAACTTCTTGAAGAAGATGAACTAGAAGAATTAAAAAATAAAGAAATATAATAAAGCAATAAAAAAGTATTAAAAGGGTAATTTTTATGAGAATTAGGGAGGGGTGTAGTAATGAAGTGGTTTTTAAATCTAAAAACAAAAAGTAAGATTTTGGCTGGTTTTTTTACAATTGTTATCTTAATGGGGATTGTAGGGTGTGTTGGAATTTTAAATCTTCAAAAGATTAATACGCTAGACACTGAATTATATGAAAATAATACAAAACCTATTAGTTTAATGAATATTATACAAGTTGATATACAAAAAAATAAAGTAATAGCTAGGAATATGATAATTGAAAATGATGTAAATACAAATAGAGATAGTAAAAATGTAATGATTGAAACCGATAAAGAAATAAATAAGACTTTGGATTTGTTTAAAAGTAGTATCCAAGATCGAAGTATAATTGATGAATACAATAATTTAAGAGCAAACATAGATAAATATATACCAGTTAGAGATAAAGTAATGGAATTAGCAACTCAAAACAAAAATGATGAAGCCATTAGTATTATGAATGGTGAAGCTAGTATTCTTGGCAAAGCTGTGGATGATTCAGCATCGAAACTTATTTCATTAACAGAAGTTAGTGGTAAGGAAAAAGCAGACGCCAATTCAAAAACTGCCAGTACTGCAATAATTACTATGATTGGAATAATTCTTGTGGGAACAATTGTTGCCATAGCATTGGGAGTTATAATATCAGGATTAATTAGTAAACCAATAAATAGAATATTATATATGCTTGAAGAAATGAGTAAAGGCCATCTTGGTGAAAGAGCAGATATGAAGACAACTGATGAAGTAGGAAAAATGGCTAAGTTAATGGATTCTTTTGCACATGGTTTACAGAATGATGTAATTGGTGCTATGAA is a window encoding:
- a CDS encoding chemotaxis protein CheA, which gives rise to MDSKEPMLEMFIFETFEMIEQLQQLIIDSEKIEKLEPDAINEIFRIMHTIKGSSGMMMFDNIANISHTIEDLFYFVRESKPKKIDYSSLTDLVLEGSDLIKAETEKINSDKEADGDFTLFIGKANKFLEVLKESNKMSENSDNNNGNKVVIETNEEQKYYLSNDKIDENINLFCATLFFEEECEMENIRCFTIIHKLKEIAEVSYFYPEDIIENNDTCEIIKQQGFKIFFRANNSKEEIRECFMETVFLDKIDIKQFDDENEFDKNFKKKDENQAEVIINNVNENEKIISKNTHKQNLISVDVNKLDMLMDLVGELVISEAMVTKNSEISELHLDSFNKAARQHRKRLADLQDVVMSIRMVSIAPTLNKMNRIVRDMCKKLNKEAELEIIGQDTEVDKNIIEHIGDPLMHIIRNSMDHGIETEEKRVASGKIPKGKLTIEAKNTGGEVWIIIKDDGKGLNKDKILKKAREHGLIKGKESDLTDKEIYSMIFLPGFSTNENVTEFSGRGVGMDVVTKEIEKIRGTVTVDSIEGKETTTSIKIPLTLAIIDGMTIKVGNSTFTVPVMAIRQSFIIKKEDIIKDLDNKEMILLRGECYSILRLHELYDIKTDVVNIEDGIVIMIEDQGKVRCIFADALIGEQQVVIKALPNYIKKVNGVSGCSLLGDATISLILDASEIVNM
- a CDS encoding chemotaxis protein CheW is translated as MAELLQDFIESEEDTQKDKYLIFSIGKEAYGIDIKYVIEIIGIEPITEVPQLENYIKGVINLRGKIIPVMDVRLKFKKEEKEYDDRTCIIVVEIEGICIGLIIDRVLEVVSIDENNISPPPKTSSNKDNANKYIKGIGKIQNEVRLLIECHKLLEEDELEELKNKEI